GAAGTCTTGTTCGGGTCAAGCCAAACAGCGTTTCCGGCAGTTTTTCCCATTTTCTTGCCCTGGGAGTCTGTTAAAAGTGTGATGGTCATTGCATGCGCATCTTTTCCGAGTTTTCTACGAATCAATTCGGTACCGCCGAGCATGTTGCTCCACTGGTCATCTCCACCGAACTCCATGTTACAGCCGTATTTCTGGTATAACATGTAGAAGTCGTAACTCTGCATAATCATGTAGTTGAATTCAAGGAAGGAAAGACCTTTTTCCATTCTCTGTTTGTAACATTCTGCACGAAGCATGTTGTTGACACTGAAGCAGGCACCTACTTCGCGGAGTAATTCCACATAGTTGAGTTTTAACAGCCAGTCAGCGTTGTTGACCATAAGAGCCTTGTCATCGCTAAAGTCGATGAAACGCTCCATCTGGCGTTTGAAACATTCTGCGTTGTGGTCGATGTCTTCTTTTGTCAGCATTTTTCTCATGTCGGTTCTTCCGGATGGGTCACCAATCATGGTTGTTCCGCCACCAATCAAAGCAATTGGTTTGTTGCCTGCCATCTGAAGACGCTTCATTAAAGTGAGCGCCATAAAATGTCCGGCAGTCAAAGAATCAGCGGTACAGTCAAAACCAATGTAGAAAGTAGCTTTTCCTGCGTTAATCATGTTCTTGATTTCTTCTTCGTTTGTCACCTGGGCAATCAGGCCACGGGCAACTAATTCATCGTATAATGT
This genomic window from Roseburia sp. 831b contains:
- the tyrS gene encoding tyrosine--tRNA ligase, which produces MTLYDELVARGLIAQVTNEEEIKNMINAGKATFYIGFDCTADSLTAGHFMALTLMKRLQMAGNKPIALIGGGTTMIGDPSGRTDMRKMLTKEDIDHNAECFKRQMERFIDFSDDKALMVNNADWLLKLNYVELLREVGACFSVNNMLRAECYKQRMEKGLSFLEFNYMIMQSYDFYMLYQKYGCNMEFGGDDQWSNMLGGTELIRRKLGKDAHAMTITLLTDSQGKKMGKTAGNAVWLDPNKTSPFEFFQYWRNVADADVLKCIRMLTFLPLEEIDAMENWEGAQLNQAKEILAYELTKMVHGEEEAEKAKEASHALFAGGGDSSNMPTVELTEADFADSPVAGSLDILALLVKTELAPSRSDARRAVEQGGVSLADEKVTDVKASYTASDFAGEGLVLKRGKKKFVKILVK